TGATACCAGGTCGGCTTCCTCCCCACCCTACTCGCTTGTGCTTCCGCCGGGGCCGGAAGCCGGCGCTCCTTGAGGGTGGGGCCTCCGCCTTGAATTAGGTGAGATAGTCTAAGTAAAGGTTATACGAGCAGGCCCAAATGGTGTACCCATCTCAATGGCTCGGAAACGAATCAGTCAAAACACAGGGGATTCGGGCCGGGTAAACCTCTCAGGTCCGGAGTTACGGAAGTTCGAGGCGCAGATCGGTGACACGATCAAAGTCGATGTCGCGGAGTCGAAAGACATCGCCCACGCGATCGTCGATAACGCAGCGCACGAGGAGTTCGTGATCGTCTCGAAGCCAGCGGAGGCCGGGGATACCGATGAGTAGCACATATCCCACTCTCTTCGAGGCTTGTGCGCCCCGCGACGACGTCCTGGACGGGTCTCTCCAAGAAGAGCAGTTCGCTGCGAAGCTCTCGACCGTCGTCCACAACCCCGAGAACGCCGCGCCTGTGTACCGAGACCCGGGGTCGTTCTACGATATGACCTATCCGACCGAGGGGCTTCGGACGCTGTTATCGAATCTCGCCGGACGATTCCTCGCGACCACGGACTACGGGTCTGATACCTATACGTCGAGTATCCTCTGTCTCGACACGCGGTTCGGCGGTGGGAAAACACACGACCTCATTGCGGCGTACCACCTCGCCGAGGATCCCAGTGCGATCGATAACCTCCAGCGGTTCCTCCTCAGCGCTGACGCCGATCTCGCAGCCCAGTACGGTGAGGCCGCAGCGAACGGCCTCGATGTCGCGACGGGCGTGTTCATCGGGACGAAGGCCGACAGCAAGGACGCCCGCCACGCCAGCGACGATCCGAACGCCCCGAACACCCGAACGATGTGGGGCGAACTCGCCTACCAGCTCTACGGGCTCGAGGGCTACGAGTTCCTCAAAGACTACGATCAGGACCGAGACGCACCCGGTGAGGGGACGCTCACCGAACTTTTCGACCAGCATGACCAGCCGGCGCTGATCCTCATCGACGAGATCGCGGACTACATGAACAAGGCCGCCGGGACCGCTGTCGGCAACCAGACCCTCGCCGACCAGACGCTGTCGTTCGTCATGGCCCTCCTGGAAGCCGCGACCGAGACGGACAACGTCACCGTCGTCTACTCGATCGCGGACACGGCATTCGGCGAGCAGGCCGACAAGGTTCGCGACGGCGTTCGCGACCACATCGAGGAGGTCAACGAGATCGGCCGGCGCCAACACAAGACGGTGACCCCGACCGACGAAAGCGAGATCGGGCAGGTCCTCCAGCACCGTCTGTTCGAAGAGATACCAGAAAAGAGGGCCCACGAGGCCGCCGAGTCGTACTTCCAGTTCTACGACCAGGGCGACCGGCAGTATCCCCAGGAAGCGACCGACGCGAGCTACGTCGACGTCCTCGAACGCGAGTATCCGTTTCACCCGTCACTGATCGACGCGCTGACGGACAAGATCGACACGATCCCGCGATTCCAGCGGACACGAGACGCGCTTCGCCTCCTCGCTCGGGCAGTCTACTATCTCTGGAACAACCAGCCAGAGCATTACGACCGCCACTGGATCCGCATCTACGATCTCACCGTCTCGGACGACGACCCCGGTGGTGGGATCCAGACCATCCTGCGCGAGCGGCTGTTCGATTTCGTCGATCTCGGGCCCGCCGTGACCGCAGACATCTACGACGACGATGGGACGGCTCACGCCCAGCTCGAGGACCGCAAATGGACCGAGAACGGGATTCCACCCCTGGGGACGCACCTGACGACGACGGTCCTCTGGCACAGTCTCGCCTACGGCGAACAGGCGGCTGGCCTCACGCACGCGGATCTGAATCTCGCACTCGGCCACCCACACCTCAACTTCGACGACTACGATGCCGCCCTCTCTGCGCTCCGTGGCGACGACATGGACGTCGCGTGTTACTATCTCTACGAGGAGGAGCGGATCCGATTCAAACAGGAGCCCAACCTGATCCGGATCATCGACCAGCGAATCGATTCGACGCCAGAGGCGACAGCGCACGCTCGCTTCGAGAACCAACTGATCAACGACGAGATCGGCGATGGTGGGTTCGAATCGGTCGAGTTCCCCGAGTCACCGGCTGACCTTCCCGACACACCGGACGTCCCAAAAATCGCGGTCATGCACCCCGATACAGCAGCGGTCGATGACGGAGGCGACACACCACTGGGGAAGGTCGAGCAACTCTACACGCAGAAAGCCGCCAAGCACGACGGGGAGACGGAGACGCGGGTCTTCAAGAACTACGCACTCTTTCTCGCCCCGGATGCAGACCGAATGGAGTCTGCGATCGAAGAAGCCCGCCGACTCGAGGCGATCGAGGCGCTCCTCGACAGCCCGGAGCAGAAGGCCGACCTTTCGACCGAGCAGATCGAGGAACTTCGCGAGCGAAGCGACGAGGCCCAGTTGATGCTTGCTGAGCTCGTCCGGAACGTCTACCGACACCTGTACTACCCGGATCGGGACGGGCTCAATCACATCACGATCAGCGCGACGGAGTCGAACGGCGGGACGACACTCGTCGAGGCCGTCCAGACGACACTCGAGGACAAGATCGTCAAGCGAGACGCCGGCGCACGGGGCTCGGCTCACGTTGATCAGCGCCTCTGGCAACAGACACAGGACGCCATGTCCACCGAGGCGCTGGTCAACCAGTACGCGAAAAAGCCAGGGCTCGACTACCTTTTCAGCACGAAACCGATCCGTGAGACGGTCGCATCCCTCGTGAGCGATCACGGGTACGCCTACTGGGACGCCGACTCGGAGACCGCCTACTGGACGGGCGACGATCCAGAGGGGTGGCCCCCTCAGCCAGACTTCGATGACTCCCCCGACGTCGAGACAACGATCCGAGACAGCGACGTGAAGATCGGGCCGTCCTTCCACGTCTACCAGGACATCGATTCACTGCTCGAGGACCACCTCGACGAGATCGAGCGCCCGGAATCACCGGAGGCAACCTGTGCAGAATGTGGGACTGTCATCGACGAGCCAGAGGGGAGTACCCCGTACTATTGCGAAGAACACCAGTCGTCGACGACGTGTAGCTCCTGCGGGACGGAGGTTGCCAACGAGAGACTACTCGACGGACAGGGCCGGTGTCAGGACTGCCAGCCCGACGAATCCTGGGATGCGGGGACGAAGATGATGTCCGCGTCTCGGGCCTTCTCCGAGGTTCGTCGCGACGCGGAGTCGACGGCCGGTGCCGACCGAACGCCGCTTCTCGCGGAGCTCACGATCGAAGTCGGTAGCGACGACCCGTTCCAGGCCGCGAAGTTCATCAGCCAGCGCCCGGGGTTCAAGGCCCGGGAGGACGCAGTCACCGCCCGAATGGAGTACGAAACGCGGACCAACGACGGCACGTACACCGCCGAATTCACAGGCTCGCCGGACCGGTTCCGCGACGTGATCGACCAGCCCGGGTCGTTCGGTGATACTCGATCGACGATCCAGTTCCGCTTCCAGTTCGACGAGCCGGAGCCGATCACCGACGCTCGCGACGATCTTCTGGCAGCGCTCGACAACGACCTAGACTCGGGCAGCATCGACGTTCGTGTCGAGGGGGAAGGGCCGATTCGGGCGAGTTCGGAGGTGACGGTCTGATGTCGGCCGACGGCACGGATATCCGGTCTCGATCACCCGGCGAGGCCGAACGTGATAACCTCGTTCGCTACGAGTCGAGTCTCTATGGTGGCCGCCCGACGTTCATGCTGGTTCGTCGGGAGACGGATGGCGGCGCTGAGTGGACGCTCGACGAACTCCTCCCCACAGAACAGGCCGAAGCCCGTCGCGATCGCCTCGAACGTGGGGGTCGATCGCTGTGTATCCGGTCGATCGAAGACCTGCTAGAGAGACTCCACGGAGTCGACACGCCCGCAGAGTACGAGGGATGGGCGTGGAGCGGATGGATGGGGGCGAAGGTGGCGCGACTCGACCCGACTCGGGTTCGGGCCCTCCAGGACGTCGTCCGCACAGCTGTCGAGGGGACGCCCGCTGATCCCGATGAGGTCCTCCGGGGCGGAGACGGGTTCGTGTTTCTCCCCGAGTCGGCGGGCATCCGTCTCGCCGTCGCGTTCCGGGGCGTGAAACCCCTCCAACGCGTCGACCGGATGCGGTCGCTCGCCCGTGGCGTCGCTCGGATGAGCGACGAGGAATGCTATTACTGGCACGCAAAGTGCCGATCACCATCGAGTCCGAACGGAGAAAAGGCGCTTCGAGTACTGCTGACGGACCATATCGAGTGAAATAGACAAATGAGTCAAAAACCAGAAGATCAGGACGTGGACTCGGATTTGAAGCGAGTGGCAATTGAAGGGACACTCCCGCTGAAGGCGGTGGGTATCGAGAACCTGAAAGAGGCAAACCCTTACTTCATGCCTCCGCATCGCTATCTCCACCCCTGGTTCGCCCGCCGACCGACACCCGCTTCCCGGTTAGCAATTCTGTCATCGGTACTTCCCCCGGATGTGAAAGCGAATACTCTGCTCGATTGGATGCAGATCGGCCCCCGTGACGACATTGATGTAGACATTGAGCAGTACGTTGCTGAGAAGAAGAGGACGGAAGATGAGCGAGACGGTAACTTAGAAGAGCATTACGGGTACCCGCGTCCATATACACGAACGCCAACCACTGACGAGAAAGGGGAGATTCACGATCTTCTCAGAGACCACTGGGATGGGGAATTACCGACAGTTCTGGATC
The Halorhabdus rudnickae DNA segment above includes these coding regions:
- a CDS encoding DUF499 domain-containing protein, whose protein sequence is MSSTYPTLFEACAPRDDVLDGSLQEEQFAAKLSTVVHNPENAAPVYRDPGSFYDMTYPTEGLRTLLSNLAGRFLATTDYGSDTYTSSILCLDTRFGGGKTHDLIAAYHLAEDPSAIDNLQRFLLSADADLAAQYGEAAANGLDVATGVFIGTKADSKDARHASDDPNAPNTRTMWGELAYQLYGLEGYEFLKDYDQDRDAPGEGTLTELFDQHDQPALILIDEIADYMNKAAGTAVGNQTLADQTLSFVMALLEAATETDNVTVVYSIADTAFGEQADKVRDGVRDHIEEVNEIGRRQHKTVTPTDESEIGQVLQHRLFEEIPEKRAHEAAESYFQFYDQGDRQYPQEATDASYVDVLEREYPFHPSLIDALTDKIDTIPRFQRTRDALRLLARAVYYLWNNQPEHYDRHWIRIYDLTVSDDDPGGGIQTILRERLFDFVDLGPAVTADIYDDDGTAHAQLEDRKWTENGIPPLGTHLTTTVLWHSLAYGEQAAGLTHADLNLALGHPHLNFDDYDAALSALRGDDMDVACYYLYEEERIRFKQEPNLIRIIDQRIDSTPEATAHARFENQLINDEIGDGGFESVEFPESPADLPDTPDVPKIAVMHPDTAAVDDGGDTPLGKVEQLYTQKAAKHDGETETRVFKNYALFLAPDADRMESAIEEARRLEAIEALLDSPEQKADLSTEQIEELRERSDEAQLMLAELVRNVYRHLYYPDRDGLNHITISATESNGGTTLVEAVQTTLEDKIVKRDAGARGSAHVDQRLWQQTQDAMSTEALVNQYAKKPGLDYLFSTKPIRETVASLVSDHGYAYWDADSETAYWTGDDPEGWPPQPDFDDSPDVETTIRDSDVKIGPSFHVYQDIDSLLEDHLDEIERPESPEATCAECGTVIDEPEGSTPYYCEEHQSSTTCSSCGTEVANERLLDGQGRCQDCQPDESWDAGTKMMSASRAFSEVRRDAESTAGADRTPLLAELTIEVGSDDPFQAAKFISQRPGFKAREDAVTARMEYETRTNDGTYTAEFTGSPDRFRDVIDQPGSFGDTRSTIQFRFQFDEPEPITDARDDLLAALDNDLDSGSIDVRVEGEGPIRASSEVTV
- a CDS encoding DUF7680 family protein yields the protein MSADGTDIRSRSPGEAERDNLVRYESSLYGGRPTFMLVRRETDGGAEWTLDELLPTEQAEARRDRLERGGRSLCIRSIEDLLERLHGVDTPAEYEGWAWSGWMGAKVARLDPTRVRALQDVVRTAVEGTPADPDEVLRGGDGFVFLPESAGIRLAVAFRGVKPLQRVDRMRSLARGVARMSDEECYYWHAKCRSPSSPNGEKALRVLLTDHIE